A single Populus alba chromosome 7, ASM523922v2, whole genome shotgun sequence DNA region contains:
- the LOC118059585 gene encoding mitotic checkpoint serine/threonine-protein kinase BUB1, with protein sequence MTVMYTDLSDNASSLLDPLLPWLLSIKKALDSSISSLELNKILLDCIGTFKHNPQYKNDPRFLKIWLLYLEGSDDFENVFKEMEENNICRGNSLLYELYAGFLEAKENWKEAYMVYQTGILRKAEPLERLERAKVLFLDRLSYRINASSLQKTDYNESMEMEKSCVNPWSASTTKELLERINPQMMKYAGYHPSKKAYSGDVALSSLQNSSRNKIVKIGGKKYEIKGCPVKGGFAQVYKAYVNSNPDEVVALKIQRPPFPWEFHMYRQLDQRIPDNQSSSFGYAHRLHLFSDYSILVCDYLSHGTLQDVINSYAVTGKPMEEVLCIYYTIEMLHMLETLHGVGIIHGDFKPDNLLIRYSRSNLTEDGFKERSGPWRDQGLCLVDWGRGIDLHLFPDDIEFEGDCRTSGFRCVEMQERKPWTFQVDTYGLCVVIHMMLHHSYMEIVKKGTSDGGYMYLPKAPFKRYWSDLWKDLFTKLLNNNSGNDCELLRNLRKSFEDNLHSDDKLLRKLKELLAKQRLLLCSA encoded by the exons ATGACCGTTATGTACACTGACCTGAGCGACAACGCTTCTTCTCTTCTCGACCCTCTCCTTCCATGGCTACT GTCGATCAAAAAGGCACTTGATAGTAGCATCTCCAGTTTGGAACTAAACAAGATTTTATTAGACTGTATTGGGACTTTCAAGCACAATCCACAGTATAAAAATGACCCCAGATTTCTCAAGATTTGGCTTCTCTAT TTGGAAGGTAGTGATGACtttgaaaatgttttcaaaGAAATGGAAGAGAATAATATATGCAGAGGCAATTCTTTGCTCTATGAACTGTACGCGGGGTTTCTTGAAGCAAAAGAGAATTGGAAGGAAGCATATATGGTTTATCAAACTGGCATTTTAAG GAAAGCAGAACCTCTTGAGAGGTTAGAACGTGCAAAAGTCTTATTTCTTGACAGATTGTCTTACAGGATAAATGCGTCTTCACTTCAAAAG ACTGATTACAATGAATCCATGGAAATGGAAAAAAGTTGTGTTAATCCATGGTCAGCCTCCACCACAAAAGAGTTGCTGGAGAGGATAAATCCTCAAATGATGAAATATGCT GGATACCATCCAAGCAAAAAAGCATACTCTGGAGACGTGGCTTTATCTTCTCTACAGAATTCATCAAGGAATAAGATTGTTAAAATAG GTGGAAAGAAGTACGAGATCAAAGGTTGTCCTGTTAAAGGCGGGTTTGCTCAAGTATATAAAGCATATGTCAACAGTAATCCAGATGAAGTTGTTGCATTGAAG ATACAAAGGCCTCCTTTTCCTTGGGAGTTCCATATGTACCGTCAACTTGATCAACGGATCCCAGACAATCAA AGTTCAAGCTTCGGATATGCTCATAGATTGCATCTGTTCTCTGATTATAGTATACTTGTCTGTGACTATCTATCTCATGGGACACTTCAG GATGTCATAAATTCTTATGCGGTCACTGGCAAGCCCATGGAAGAAGTGTTGTGTATCTATTACACCATAGAAATGCTACACATGCTGGAAACCTTGCATGGAGTTGGCATAATTCATGGGGACTTCAAGCCTGATAATCTTCTTATTCGCTATTCCAG GAGCAATCTTACAGAAGATGGGTTTAAAGAACGAAGTGGCCCTTGGAGAGATCAG GGTCTTTGCCTTGTTGACTGGGGGAGGGGGATAGACCTGCATCTCTTTCCCGATGATATAGAATTTGAGGGAGATTGTCGGACTTCTGGATTCCGATGTGTTGAAATGCAAGAGAGGAAGCCATGGACATTTCAG GTTGACACATATGGCCTCTGTGTTGTAATTCATATGATGCTGCACCATTCTTACATGGAGATTGTAAAGAAAGGGACATCTGATGGAGGCTACATGTATCTGCCGAAGGCTCcttttaaaag ATACTGGAGCGATTTATGGAAGGATCTCTTCACAAAGCTGCTCAACAATAATAGCGGCAATGACTGTGAGTTGTTGAGGAACTTGAGAAAGAGCTTTGAGGATAACTTGCACTCAGATGATAAACTTCTAAGGAAACTGAAGGAGTTGCTGGCTAAGCAAAGACTCCTTTTGTGTTCTGCTTag
- the LOC118059589 gene encoding ADP,ATP carrier protein 3, mitochondrial — MADESWNPLAFRKIHGQSSLISKLSPNLHSRNYHLTSGAFSNGFHNQMHPAIQGTGLAFVPHVSPIFVEAPSEKGAKGFMIDFLMGGVSAAVSKTAAAPIERVKLLIQNQDEMIKAGRLSESYKGITDCFARTIKDEGVLALWRGNTANVIRYFPTQALNFAFKDYFKSLFNFKKEKDGYWKWFAGNLASGGAAGASSLLFVYSLDYARTRLANDSKAAKKGGERQFNGLIDVYKKTFQSDGIAGLYRGFNISCVGIIVYRGLYFGMYDSLKPVILVGNLQDSFFASFLLGWGITIGAGLASYPIDTVRRRMMMTSGEAVKYKSSLDAFKQIIKNEGGKSLFKGAGANILRAVAGAGVLAGYDKLQVIVFGKKYGSGGGG; from the exons ATGGCAGATGAATCGTGGAATCCGTTGGCTTTCAGGAAGATACATGGACAGTCATCTCTCATTTCTAAGCTTTCCCCAAACTTGCACAGCAGGAATTATCACTTGACTAGTGGTGCATTTTCTAATGGTTTTCATAACCAAATGCATCCTGCAATTCAGGGAACTGGTCTGGCATTTGTGCCACATGTTTCCCCGATATTTGTTGAAGCACCATCCGAGAAAGGCGCTAAAGGATTTATGATTGATTTTCTCATGGGAGGAGTATCAGCAGCTGTTTCAAAGACAGCAGCCGCTCCAATCGAGCGGGTTAAACTCTTGATTCAAAATCAAGATGAAATGATCAAGGCTGGTCGATTATCTGAATCATACAAGGGTATCACTGACTGCTTTGCTAGAACCATCAAAGATGAGGGTGTCCTTGCTCTTTGGAGAGGCAACACTGCTAATGTCATCAGATACTTCCCTACTCAG GCCCTGAACTTTGCATTCAAAGATTACTTCAAGAGTTTGTTTAACttcaagaaggaaaaagatgGCTACTGGAAGTGGTTTGCCGGGAATTTGGCATCAGGTGGAGCTGCTGGTGCTTCATCACTTCTATTTGTTTACTCCTTGGATTATGCCCGTACTCGTTTGGCTAATGATTCAAAGGCAGCTAAAAAGGGTGGTGAGAGGCAGTTTAATGGGTTGATTGATGTTTATAAGAAAACCTTCCAGTCTGATGGCATTGCCGGACTTTATCGTGGATTTAACATATCTTGTGTTGGAATTATTGTGTATCGTGGGCTCTACTTTGGAATGTATGATTCACTTAAACCTGTGATATTGGTTGGTAATTTGCAG GATAGTTTCTTCGCAAGTTTCTTACTGGGATGGGGAATCACAATAGGTGCTGGATTGGCCTCTTACCCCATAGATACAGTCCGTAGAAGGATGATGATGACTTCAGGAGAAGCTGTGAAGTATAAGAGCTCTTTGGATGCATTTAAACAGATCATCAAGAATGAAGGGGGTAAATCACTCTTCAAGGGTGCTGGTGCGAACATCCTACGTGCTGTGGCAGGTGCTGGTGTGCTTGCTGGGTATGACAAGCTGCAGGTCATTGTCTTTGGCAAGAAATATGGATCTGGTGGCGGTGGCTAA